The proteins below are encoded in one region of Pseudomonas putida S13.1.2:
- a CDS encoding nuclear transport factor 2 family protein produces MEPNMLLARIDRLESIEEIRQLAAKYSLSLDMRDLDAHVNLFAEDIRVGREKTGRAHLKAWVDATLRDQFSGTSHHLGQHIIELLDADNAVGVVYSKNEHETGPEWVTMQMLYWDDYQRIDGRWYFRRRLPCYWYASDLNKPPIGERKMRWPGREPYAGSFHDLFPSWAEFWAQRPDKDQLPDVAPAAPLEHFLATLRRGAAAPKIRVR; encoded by the coding sequence ATGGAACCGAACATGTTGTTGGCACGCATCGACCGGCTTGAGTCGATTGAGGAAATTCGTCAATTGGCGGCCAAGTACTCGCTGTCGCTGGACATGCGCGACCTCGATGCCCACGTCAATCTGTTTGCCGAAGACATCCGAGTTGGCCGCGAAAAGACCGGCCGCGCGCACCTGAAAGCATGGGTCGATGCGACCTTGCGCGATCAGTTCAGCGGCACCTCGCATCACCTGGGCCAGCACATCATCGAACTGCTTGACGCCGACAATGCCGTTGGCGTGGTGTATTCCAAGAACGAGCATGAGACCGGCCCCGAGTGGGTGACCATGCAAATGCTTTATTGGGATGACTACCAGCGCATCGATGGCCGTTGGTACTTCCGTCGCCGCCTGCCGTGCTACTGGTACGCCAGCGACCTCAACAAGCCGCCGATCGGCGAGCGAAAGATGCGCTGGCCAGGGCGTGAACCCTATGCCGGCAGCTTCCACGACCTGTTCCCGTCGTGGGCCGAGTTCTGGGCGCAGCGCCCGGACAAGGACCAACTGCCCGATGTCGCCCCGGCCGCGCCCCTGGAACACTTTCTAGCCACCCTGCGACGCGGTGCTGCGGCACCGAAGATTCGTGTGCGCTGA
- a CDS encoding alkene reductase has protein sequence MSILFEPLRLGELELSNRIVMAPMTRSRATAQAVPTAEMVDYYRQRASAGLIIAEGTAPSADGLGYCRTPAIYDSAQIEGWRQVTRAVRNAGGRMVLQLMHVGRAASWQNKPVGARTVAPSAIRARTQVFCDGVGLVDTDEPQALSLEDIDRVIEQYRRAALNAREAGFEGVELHCTSGYLPMQFMASGSNQRSDGYGGAVANRVRFPAQVLAAMAAAIGSGRVGFRLCPGNPYNDISDADPAATAQALCEQVEPLGLAYLHIMRSPLAALDAFALARSHSSSGLILNDGFDGPSAAAAIEAGQGAAVSFARHFIGNPDLVERLRAGLPLAGFDRKTLYTKGSPGYSDYPTHAQTTA, from the coding sequence ATGAGCATTTTGTTTGAGCCCCTGCGCCTGGGCGAGCTGGAGCTGAGTAACCGCATTGTCATGGCGCCGATGACCCGCAGCCGCGCCACCGCACAGGCGGTGCCGACGGCTGAAATGGTCGACTACTACCGCCAGCGCGCCAGTGCCGGGCTGATCATTGCCGAAGGCACTGCACCGTCCGCCGACGGACTGGGCTATTGCCGCACGCCGGCCATCTACGACAGCGCGCAGATCGAGGGTTGGCGCCAGGTCACCCGGGCGGTGAGGAATGCCGGCGGGCGCATGGTGTTGCAGTTGATGCACGTGGGCCGCGCCGCCAGTTGGCAAAACAAACCGGTCGGGGCACGGACCGTCGCCCCATCGGCGATACGTGCCCGCACCCAGGTGTTCTGCGACGGGGTTGGCCTGGTCGATACCGATGAGCCTCAGGCGTTGAGCCTGGAGGACATTGACCGCGTGATCGAGCAATACCGGCGCGCGGCCCTGAACGCTCGCGAAGCCGGCTTCGAAGGGGTCGAGCTGCATTGCACCAGTGGTTACCTGCCAATGCAGTTCATGGCGTCCGGCAGCAACCAGCGCAGTGATGGCTATGGCGGCGCGGTAGCCAACCGCGTGCGGTTTCCGGCCCAGGTGCTGGCCGCGATGGCAGCTGCAATCGGCTCGGGGCGTGTGGGTTTCCGCCTGTGCCCGGGTAACCCTTACAACGACATCAGCGATGCCGACCCGGCCGCCACCGCACAAGCCTTGTGTGAGCAGGTCGAGCCGCTTGGCCTGGCTTACCTGCACATCATGCGCTCGCCGCTGGCCGCACTGGATGCCTTTGCCTTGGCCCGCAGCCATAGCAGCAGCGGGTTGATCCTCAATGACGGTTTCGACGGGCCTTCGGCCGCCGCGGCAATAGAAGCCGGGCAGGGCGCCGCAGTGTCGTTTGCCCGCCACTTTATCGGCAACCCCGACCTGGTCGAGCGCCTGCGCGCCGGCCTGCCGCTGGCCGGCTTCGACCGCAAGACACTTTATACGAAAGGCTCGCCTGGCTATTCGGACTATCCGACCCACGCCCAGACGACTGCATGA
- a CDS encoding long-chain-acyl-CoA synthetase — translation MNNFNNNASLLSSVDRGVVPREQTQAILDRRAEAAARIKPADRYTLADRLEEQAQRHGQRPFVIYGDQRLSYAQVNARADQLAHVFHARGLRPGDVCALAMENRPAFFCCWFGLVKLGVVVGFVNTQVSGRPLVHALEAIEAKAMLVGEEVLGNVLATEGLPPLPLWLVEDTEQRWTGAMPAQVDTGLAEALADAPCTPFPRDLRADLRAESPSLLIFTSGTTGLPKAARYSHMRWMSTGDIMEVTLQTTPGDVFYCCLPLYHGAAATSVTSTALKTGAAIVVRRKFSVREFWKDVREHRISVFQYIGEICRYLLNQPEAAGERDHGLRCMLGAGLTRETWQNWVQRFGPIQVFEGWGSTESNTNVVNVDNYVGACGRVPFWDKSNLRLVRYDVETDSHPRDEQGFYQLCEVGEVGEALGLIIDHPQIGGGRFEGYTSAEATNSKIRRNVLRPGDAYWSSGDLLRYDEDGYLYFIDRIGDTFRWKSENVSTLEVAAALGDFAGLELINIYGVQVPGQEGRAGMAAVLMQPGQPFDPEAFYALTEARLPRYAAPVFVRVSAAADLTSTFKLRKVDLQRQGYAPTAFSDPLFIRDESSRSYVPYSTHVLGRIGLAAFAGDVSE, via the coding sequence ATGAACAATTTCAATAACAACGCAAGCCTGCTGTCCAGTGTTGATCGCGGGGTCGTGCCACGCGAACAAACCCAGGCCATCCTTGATCGCCGGGCCGAAGCCGCCGCGCGGATCAAACCTGCGGATCGCTATACCCTGGCTGATCGCCTCGAAGAACAGGCGCAACGCCACGGCCAGCGGCCTTTCGTCATTTATGGCGATCAGCGTTTGAGCTACGCCCAGGTCAACGCCCGAGCCGACCAGCTGGCCCACGTTTTCCATGCCCGAGGCCTGCGCCCCGGCGATGTCTGCGCGCTGGCCATGGAGAACCGGCCGGCGTTTTTCTGCTGCTGGTTTGGCCTGGTCAAGCTCGGTGTGGTGGTGGGCTTCGTCAATACCCAGGTCAGTGGCCGGCCGCTGGTGCACGCGCTGGAGGCCATCGAGGCCAAGGCAATGCTCGTCGGCGAAGAGGTGCTGGGCAACGTTCTGGCAACCGAAGGCCTGCCGCCGCTGCCGCTGTGGCTGGTCGAAGATACCGAGCAAAGGTGGACCGGGGCAATGCCTGCACAGGTTGACACCGGCCTGGCCGAAGCATTGGCCGATGCCCCGTGCACGCCATTCCCGCGTGACCTGCGTGCCGACCTGCGCGCCGAGTCGCCGAGCCTGCTGATCTTTACTTCGGGCACCACCGGTTTGCCGAAAGCCGCGCGTTACAGCCACATGCGCTGGATGTCGACGGGCGACATCATGGAAGTCACCCTGCAGACCACGCCCGGCGACGTGTTTTATTGCTGCCTGCCGCTGTACCACGGTGCCGCAGCCACTTCAGTGACGTCAACCGCGCTGAAAACCGGTGCGGCGATCGTGGTACGGCGCAAGTTCAGTGTCCGCGAATTCTGGAAAGACGTGCGTGAGCACCGCATCAGCGTGTTCCAGTACATCGGCGAGATCTGCCGCTACCTGCTCAACCAGCCCGAGGCGGCCGGCGAACGCGACCATGGCCTGCGCTGCATGCTCGGCGCCGGGTTGACGCGTGAAACCTGGCAGAACTGGGTGCAGCGTTTCGGGCCGATCCAGGTGTTCGAGGGCTGGGGCTCCACCGAGTCCAATACCAATGTGGTCAACGTCGACAACTATGTGGGCGCCTGCGGGCGTGTGCCGTTCTGGGACAAGAGCAACCTGCGCCTGGTGCGCTATGACGTTGAAACCGACAGCCACCCACGCGACGAGCAGGGCTTTTACCAGCTTTGCGAAGTGGGTGAAGTGGGTGAAGCCCTGGGCTTGATCATCGACCACCCGCAGATCGGCGGCGGCCGCTTCGAGGGTTACACCTCGGCCGAGGCAACCAACAGCAAGATCCGCCGCAATGTCTTGCGCCCAGGGGATGCCTATTGGAGTTCGGGCGACCTGCTGCGTTATGACGAAGACGGCTACCTGTACTTCATCGACCGCATCGGTGACACCTTCCGCTGGAAAAGCGAGAACGTCTCTACCCTGGAGGTGGCAGCTGCGCTGGGCGATTTTGCCGGGCTCGAGCTGATCAACATCTACGGCGTGCAGGTGCCCGGACAAGAGGGCCGCGCCGGCATGGCGGCGGTACTGATGCAGCCAGGGCAGCCTTTTGACCCTGAAGCGTTCTACGCGCTGACCGAGGCGCGTTTGCCACGCTATGCGGCGCCTGTATTCGTGCGGGTGTCGGCGGCGGCCGACCTGACCAGCACCTTCAAGCTGCGCAAGGTCGACCTGCAGCGCCAGGGCTACGCGCCGACGGCGTTCAGCGACCCGCTGTTCATCCGTGACGAAAGCAGCCGCAGCTATGTGCCGTACAGCACCCACGTGCTGGGGCGCATTGGCCTGGCCGCTTTTGCGGGTGACGTCAGTGAGTAA
- a CDS encoding MBL fold metallo-hydrolase: MSNLDAQGHEWRAGLRFPWPQPPANGEVQQVAEGLLWLRMPLPFGLDHINLYLLRHGEGWVAVDTGLNNTQTRDIWEALFATVLGGLPLVAVICTHFHSDHVGVLGWLTERFRCPVFMSASEYQAMHQLRAPGDTSTSWAFYQHYQRAGFNQEQTTALFPLLGSAHFRPEVPTSFRRLSEGTQLMIGGRRWQVLIGRGHSPEHACLYCAEDGLLISGDQVLPRITSSVCVQVTEPDADPLRDWLDSVERLREVPDSVLVLPAHERPFYNLHLRLDQLRAHHQGHLQQLLAACTAPRSAVELMAELFPKVKGRFDELMAIGETLAHVNYLIAQGLLVREETAGVFRYGRTPEGVNVQSVLGQL; the protein is encoded by the coding sequence GTGAGTAACCTGGATGCCCAGGGGCACGAATGGCGCGCAGGCCTGCGCTTCCCCTGGCCGCAGCCACCAGCCAATGGCGAGGTTCAGCAGGTCGCCGAAGGGCTGTTGTGGCTGCGCATGCCGCTGCCGTTCGGGCTTGACCACATCAACCTGTACCTGCTGCGCCACGGCGAGGGCTGGGTGGCGGTCGATACCGGGCTCAACAACACGCAGACCCGCGACATCTGGGAAGCGCTGTTTGCCACGGTGTTGGGTGGTTTGCCGCTGGTGGCGGTGATCTGCACGCACTTTCACTCGGACCATGTCGGGGTGCTCGGCTGGTTGACCGAGCGCTTCCGCTGCCCGGTGTTCATGAGCGCCAGTGAATATCAGGCGATGCACCAGCTGCGCGCGCCAGGTGACACCAGCACTAGCTGGGCGTTTTACCAGCATTACCAGCGCGCAGGCTTCAACCAGGAGCAGACCACAGCATTGTTCCCGTTGCTGGGCTCCGCGCACTTTCGGCCAGAGGTACCCACCAGCTTCCGGCGCCTGAGTGAAGGCACCCAACTGATGATTGGCGGGCGCCGTTGGCAGGTCCTGATCGGCCGCGGCCATTCGCCGGAGCATGCCTGCCTGTACTGCGCCGAGGACGGCCTGTTGATTTCCGGTGACCAGGTGCTGCCGCGCATCACCTCCAGTGTCTGCGTGCAGGTCACCGAGCCCGATGCCGACCCATTGCGCGACTGGCTGGATTCGGTCGAGCGCTTGCGGGAGGTGCCCGACAGCGTGCTGGTGCTACCGGCGCATGAACGGCCGTTTTACAACCTGCATCTACGCCTTGATCAACTGCGCGCGCACCACCAGGGGCACTTGCAGCAACTGTTGGCCGCCTGCACCGCACCGCGCAGTGCGGTGGAGCTGATGGCCGAGCTGTTTCCGAAGGTAAAAGGGCGCTTCGATGAGTTGATGGCGATTGGCGAGACCCTGGCGCATGTCAATTACCTGATTGCGCAAGGGCTACTGGTGCGTGAAGAAACAGCCGGCGTGTTCCGTTACGGGCGCACGCCCGAGGGTGTCAACGTTCAGTCGGTGCTAGGGCAGCTGTGA
- a CDS encoding DUF1302 domain-containing protein, translating to MTNKNNKYGAGPAVSGFELSGLVVATALVCAPAWSGETIEFDNGTTIDWTVTTSYGLGVRLSNPSSKLLTPNADDGDRNFDKGSLVTNRIGALAEMIVRKDNYGGVLRASTFYDDVYHRSNDNDSPGTVNKAGDHNEFTSDTKYYSGGRSKFLDAYVFSGWRFDNGSMLDVKAGRHIESWGESLFYPGVSGVQNPSDAVKAAQPGVEVKEVLLPVGQVSASYRLNPQWTLGAYVQYEWMGTELPPVGSYLSTSDVVGPGREFLIGANGSRINYQGTDEPRDSGQWGAQVRFRPVPALELSLFHVNYHDKNPATALVGYRAVPAGPGVFFGAPDGYRITYFEDIKLTGISASTKIGETQIGGEWSYRDGAPVMVNTGLGPTPARGKGQQMQLSAIRILGDRPWASQTSLTAEIVHVRVDSVDEASAAPNLLGLGNSLIPSMRPLVQPSDDYTYKTSTGWRSKTASAYTLGASFSYPGVFEGWDLEVPVNFSNVFSGATPMAGTISGLQGDRRLSLGATFKYLGNLEVALRVTGYLGDADPVKRLLADRDYGTFSVKYSF from the coding sequence GTGACTAATAAAAACAACAAATATGGTGCTGGCCCAGCTGTATCGGGTTTCGAATTATCGGGTCTGGTGGTGGCAACCGCTCTGGTTTGCGCACCCGCATGGTCCGGTGAAACCATCGAGTTCGACAACGGCACGACGATCGACTGGACGGTGACCACCAGCTACGGCCTGGGGGTTCGCCTGTCGAACCCGTCAAGCAAACTGTTGACACCCAACGCCGATGATGGCGACCGCAACTTCGACAAGGGCAGCCTGGTGACCAACCGCATCGGCGCCCTGGCCGAGATGATCGTGCGCAAGGACAACTACGGCGGGGTGCTGCGCGCCAGTACCTTCTACGATGATGTTTACCATCGTTCCAACGACAACGACTCACCGGGCACGGTCAACAAGGCTGGCGACCATAACGAGTTCACCAGCGACACCAAGTATTACAGCGGCGGGCGCAGCAAGTTCCTCGATGCTTATGTGTTCAGCGGCTGGCGCTTTGACAATGGTTCGATGCTCGATGTGAAGGCCGGTCGGCATATCGAGTCGTGGGGCGAAAGCTTGTTCTACCCCGGCGTCAGTGGTGTACAGAACCCGTCCGACGCGGTCAAGGCCGCGCAGCCCGGGGTCGAGGTCAAGGAAGTGCTGTTGCCGGTCGGCCAGGTGTCGGCGTCGTATCGCTTGAACCCGCAGTGGACCTTGGGCGCTTACGTGCAATACGAGTGGATGGGCACGGAACTGCCGCCGGTGGGCAGCTACCTGTCCACCAGCGATGTGGTTGGGCCAGGGCGAGAATTTCTCATCGGCGCCAATGGGTCGCGTATCAACTACCAGGGCACCGATGAGCCGCGTGACAGTGGTCAGTGGGGGGCACAGGTACGCTTTCGGCCCGTGCCCGCCCTGGAACTGTCACTGTTTCATGTCAATTATCATGACAAGAACCCAGCCACTGCCCTGGTGGGTTACCGGGCCGTCCCGGCCGGGCCAGGCGTGTTCTTCGGCGCGCCGGATGGCTACCGCATTACCTACTTTGAAGACATCAAGCTGACCGGGATCAGTGCCTCGACCAAAATCGGCGAGACCCAGATCGGTGGCGAGTGGTCGTATCGCGACGGTGCTCCGGTGATGGTCAACACCGGCCTTGGCCCCACGCCTGCGCGTGGCAAGGGCCAGCAAATGCAGTTGTCGGCGATCCGTATTCTGGGTGACCGGCCTTGGGCGAGCCAGACCTCGCTCACCGCCGAGATCGTGCATGTGCGTGTCGACAGTGTTGACGAAGCCTCGGCCGCGCCGAACCTGTTGGGCCTGGGCAACAGCCTGATCCCGTCCATGCGCCCGCTGGTGCAACCGTCCGACGACTACACCTACAAGACCTCGACTGGCTGGCGCAGCAAGACCGCCAGTGCCTACACCCTGGGTGCGTCCTTCAGCTACCCGGGCGTGTTCGAAGGCTGGGACCTGGAAGTGCCGGTGAACTTCTCCAACGTGTTCAGTGGTGCCACGCCGATGGCCGGGACCATTTCCGGGTTGCAGGGTGATCGCCGGTTGAGCCTGGGCGCCACCTTCAAGTACCTAGGCAACCTGGAAGTCGCCCTGCGGGTTACCGGTTACCTGGGCGACGCTGACCCGGTCAAGCGCCTGCTGGCAGACCGCGACTACGGGACATTCTCGGTCAAATACAGCTTCTGA
- a CDS encoding thiolase family protein: protein MGLKGHAAIVGAAQYKPEKYATAPRMFHLEQVADLAAQALRDAGLRAEDLDGLVINGPHFHEASVFVPAMAAEYLGLSVNFAEVVDLGGCTAVGMVWRAAAAIELGLCQAVLCVMPARLAPMGPDEDPGAMARAMRYGGHSTAFGAPEAEFDLPYGHMGQNTGYAMIAQRYAAQYGYDPVAMAKIAVDQRTNALANPQAMFHGQPLTIEQVLASKRVADPLHVLEIVMPVAGGAALIIASKEVAARTRKRPAFITGFGEHLAFKSPSYAQDMLNTPIGPASRRAFEMARLKPGDVDAAQIYDCYTITALLTLEDAGFCAKGEGMQFVREHDLTWRGDFPMNTHGGQLSFGQAGAAGGMSQVIEAVTQISGEAGERQLERCDAVYVSGTGGVMSEQAALILQGA from the coding sequence ATGGGTCTTAAAGGTCATGCGGCGATTGTCGGCGCCGCGCAATACAAACCCGAGAAGTACGCCACAGCGCCGCGAATGTTCCATCTTGAGCAAGTGGCCGACCTGGCGGCGCAGGCGCTGCGCGACGCCGGCTTGCGTGCCGAAGACCTGGACGGTCTGGTGATCAATGGCCCGCACTTCCACGAAGCTTCGGTGTTCGTGCCGGCCATGGCCGCCGAATACCTGGGTTTGTCTGTTAATTTCGCCGAAGTGGTCGACCTTGGTGGTTGTACCGCGGTGGGCATGGTCTGGCGCGCGGCTGCGGCGATCGAACTGGGCCTGTGCCAGGCGGTGCTGTGTGTAATGCCGGCGCGCCTGGCGCCGATGGGGCCCGACGAAGATCCCGGGGCAATGGCCCGCGCCATGCGTTACGGCGGCCACAGTACCGCCTTTGGTGCGCCAGAGGCGGAGTTCGATCTGCCTTACGGCCACATGGGCCAGAACACCGGCTACGCCATGATCGCCCAACGCTACGCCGCGCAGTACGGTTATGACCCGGTGGCGATGGCCAAGATTGCCGTTGATCAACGTACCAATGCCTTGGCCAACCCCCAGGCGATGTTCCATGGCCAGCCGTTGACGATCGAGCAGGTGCTGGCGAGCAAGCGCGTGGCTGATCCTTTGCACGTACTGGAGATTGTCATGCCGGTGGCCGGTGGCGCGGCATTGATCATTGCCTCCAAAGAAGTGGCCGCACGTACACGCAAGCGCCCGGCATTCATCACAGGCTTCGGTGAGCACCTGGCGTTCAAGTCGCCTTCGTATGCCCAGGACATGCTCAACACCCCGATTGGGCCTGCTTCGCGCCGTGCCTTCGAGATGGCCAGGCTCAAACCGGGCGATGTCGATGCGGCGCAGATCTATGACTGTTACACCATTACCGCGTTGCTGACCCTGGAGGACGCCGGGTTCTGTGCCAAGGGTGAGGGCATGCAGTTTGTTCGCGAGCATGACCTGACCTGGCGCGGCGATTTCCCGATGAACACCCACGGTGGCCAGCTCAGTTTCGGCCAGGCCGGCGCTGCCGGGGGCATGTCACAGGTGATCGAGGCTGTCACGCAGATCAGCGGTGAGGCGGGGGAGCGTCAGCTTGAACGCTGCGACGCTGTCTACGTGTCCGGCACCGGTGGCGTGATGAGTGAGCAGGCCGCGTTGATACTTCAGGGAGCATGA
- a CDS encoding OB-fold domain-containing protein produces MSNNKPMPVPTEISAPFWEGLKAQRLLIQQCNACEHWVFYPRRHCPRCLAHDLSWREVSGGATLYSFTVARIATLPDFADEMPQKLAVIELDEGVRINTTLVGLEEDQIRIGMRLKPVFAEVDARGTRLLRFTGPDQDSTALQRYNGAPQAQAPEQVEAASVRLVAMDDEVALQSLVSETFSPWSNQIVIDQALIDAFAALSGDDYWIHTDPQRARKDSPFGGTIAHGALVQVLQSRLKLALGYEITGFSTMVNYGSDRLRFPAPVPAGSRVHARARVKQVARVKRGTQLTLEVNTHVVGSDRPSVINDLVILYM; encoded by the coding sequence ATGTCGAACAATAAGCCAATGCCGGTGCCGACTGAAATTTCCGCGCCGTTCTGGGAAGGTTTGAAGGCACAGCGCCTGTTGATCCAGCAGTGCAACGCCTGTGAACACTGGGTGTTCTACCCGCGCAGGCATTGCCCGCGGTGCCTGGCCCATGACCTGAGCTGGCGCGAAGTCAGTGGCGGCGCCACCCTGTACAGCTTCACCGTGGCACGCATTGCCACATTGCCGGATTTTGCCGATGAGATGCCACAGAAACTGGCCGTCATCGAGCTGGACGAAGGCGTGCGAATCAACACCACCCTGGTGGGGCTTGAAGAGGATCAGATCCGCATCGGCATGCGGCTCAAACCGGTGTTTGCCGAAGTCGACGCCAGGGGTACGCGTTTACTGCGCTTTACCGGTCCGGACCAGGACAGCACGGCGCTACAGCGCTACAACGGCGCGCCTCAGGCGCAAGCGCCGGAGCAGGTTGAAGCCGCATCTGTGCGCTTGGTCGCCATGGATGATGAGGTGGCGCTGCAGAGCCTGGTCAGTGAAACCTTCAGCCCCTGGAGCAACCAGATTGTCATCGATCAAGCCCTGATCGATGCCTTCGCCGCGCTGTCGGGTGATGACTACTGGATTCACACCGATCCGCAGCGTGCACGCAAGGACAGCCCGTTTGGCGGCACCATTGCCCACGGCGCGCTGGTACAGGTGTTGCAGTCCCGGCTCAAGCTGGCGCTGGGTTATGAAATCACCGGTTTCAGCACCATGGTCAACTACGGCTCCGACCGCCTGCGCTTCCCGGCGCCGGTGCCGGCCGGCTCGCGGGTTCATGCGCGCGCCAGGGTCAAGCAGGTGGCGCGGGTCAAGCGCGGCACCCAGTTGACCCTGGAGGTGAATACCCACGTCGTCGGCAGTGATCGCCCCTCGGTCATCAATGACCTGGTGATCCTGTACATGTAA
- a CDS encoding VOC family protein, giving the protein MMDIRGLSYFVAQIENLSQWQRYAEDVLGMMVVPAPGGGLYVKMDERPFRMLIVEGAEAGYLASGWELASERAFNAALQALEQNGVRWQAGTAAEIEQRGVQALVSVLDPSGNRHELSWGHRSDCLPFVSPQGVPGFVTGDMGLGHTVLPAPDFDATLAFVKDVLGFELSDIFNFRPDPAAPPIRIHFLHCRNSRHHSLALAEYAVPSGCVHVMVEVGSMTEVGRAHDRRLAHQVPLSATLGQHLNDRMTSFYMKTPSGFDLEYGYGGLQVDWAEHSAFEFTRVSLWGHDFSVGQQQGDVQ; this is encoded by the coding sequence ATGATGGATATCCGGGGGCTGAGCTACTTCGTCGCTCAAATCGAAAACCTCAGTCAGTGGCAACGTTATGCCGAAGACGTGCTGGGCATGATGGTGGTACCCGCGCCCGGTGGCGGACTGTACGTGAAGATGGACGAGCGGCCGTTTCGCATGCTCATCGTCGAAGGCGCCGAGGCAGGGTACCTGGCCTCTGGCTGGGAACTGGCCAGCGAGCGGGCATTCAACGCCGCATTGCAGGCACTGGAGCAAAACGGTGTGCGCTGGCAAGCAGGCACTGCCGCCGAGATCGAGCAGCGTGGCGTACAGGCACTGGTCAGTGTCCTGGACCCCTCCGGCAACCGCCACGAGTTGAGCTGGGGGCACCGTTCCGACTGCCTGCCATTCGTTTCGCCGCAAGGCGTGCCGGGGTTTGTTACCGGCGACATGGGCCTGGGCCACACCGTGCTGCCGGCCCCGGACTTTGACGCGACCCTGGCCTTCGTCAAGGACGTGCTGGGCTTCGAGCTGTCGGACATCTTCAACTTTCGCCCCGACCCGGCAGCACCGCCAATCCGCATTCACTTCCTGCATTGCCGCAACAGCCGCCATCACTCGCTGGCGCTGGCGGAGTACGCGGTGCCTTCAGGCTGCGTGCACGTGATGGTTGAAGTGGGCTCGATGACTGAAGTAGGCCGCGCCCATGACCGGCGCCTGGCCCATCAGGTGCCGCTGTCGGCGACCCTCGGCCAGCACCTCAATGACCGGATGACCTCGTTTTACATGAAGACCCCGTCCGGCTTCGACCTGGAGTACGGCTACGGCGGCCTGCAAGTGGACTGGGCTGAGCACTCGGCCTTCGAATTTACCCGGGTAAGCCTGTGGGGGCATGACTTTTCCGTCGGCCAACAGCAAGGAGATGTGCAATGA
- a CDS encoding CoA transferase subunit A, with protein MNKQMTAADAVAHLRDGMTIGFGGWGPRRKPMAVVREILRSPVKDLAVVAYGGPEVGMLCAAGKVKKLVFGFATLDAIPLEPYYRKAREAGGLELLEVDEGMFQWGLRAAAMRLPFLPTRCGLATDVTRLNPELKTIQSPYDDGEVLLAMPALNLDVAFVHVNVADRLGNTLVTGPDPYFDHLFARAAQQCFVSCEQLHERLELTTEQARYNTFERYLVSGVIHAPFGAHPTACQPEYGWDLSHLKRYAASAGEEGGWQAYVAQYVAAGERAYQEQNGGAERMGSLALPVF; from the coding sequence ATGAACAAGCAAATGACGGCGGCCGATGCCGTTGCGCACCTGCGCGATGGCATGACCATCGGCTTCGGCGGCTGGGGGCCACGGCGCAAGCCGATGGCGGTTGTGCGCGAGATTCTGCGTTCCCCTGTCAAAGACCTGGCTGTGGTCGCCTACGGTGGCCCGGAAGTGGGCATGCTGTGTGCGGCGGGCAAGGTCAAGAAGTTGGTGTTCGGCTTTGCCACCCTCGACGCCATTCCGCTGGAACCCTATTACCGCAAAGCCCGCGAGGCCGGTGGGCTGGAGTTGCTAGAGGTGGATGAAGGCATGTTCCAGTGGGGCCTGCGTGCAGCGGCCATGCGTTTGCCGTTTCTACCGACCCGCTGCGGCCTGGCCACCGATGTCACACGGTTGAACCCTGAACTTAAGACCATCCAGTCGCCGTATGACGACGGCGAAGTGCTGCTGGCCATGCCCGCCCTGAACCTGGACGTGGCGTTTGTCCACGTCAACGTCGCCGACCGCCTGGGCAACACCCTGGTGACCGGCCCAGACCCGTATTTCGACCACCTGTTCGCTCGCGCGGCCCAGCAGTGCTTCGTGTCTTGCGAGCAATTGCACGAACGACTGGAACTGACCACCGAACAGGCACGCTACAACACCTTTGAGCGGTACCTGGTCAGTGGCGTGATCCATGCACCTTTCGGCGCCCACCCGACCGCCTGCCAGCCCGAGTATGGCTGGGACCTGAGCCACCTCAAACGCTATGCCGCCAGTGCCGGTGAAGAGGGCGGCTGGCAAGCCTATGTGGCGCAGTACGTGGCGGCCGGTGAGCGGGCTTATCAAGAGCAGAACGGCGGTGCCGAACGCATGGGCTCCCTGGCCCTGCCAGTGTTCTGA